In a genomic window of Trichoderma atroviride chromosome 4, complete sequence:
- a CDS encoding uncharacterized protein (EggNog:ENOG41~TransMembrane:12 (i34-52o82-100i112-130o136-162i169-191o203-222i301-323o335-357i364-389o409-436i448-471o483-501i)): protein MSDSQEVHPAEARKQSVGIHTTQDVEHIEAPITWQAYLICAFASFGGIFFGYDSGYINGVNGSPIFYQAVEGALATKLTDSHTSLITSILSCGTFFGALIAGDVSDWIGRKWTVIIGCVIYMIGVIIQMVTSPEHALGPIVAGRLIAGLGVGFESAIVILYMSEIVRGALVAGYQFCITIGILLASCIVYGTKNYHNTGAYRVPIAIQFPWALILGGGLMFLPDSPRYFVKKGEIQKAINSLSRVRGQPEDSDYVQNELAEIIANEEYERALIPSTTWFGSWANCFKGSLWTGKSNLRRTILGTSMQMMQQWTGVNFIFYYSTPFLQSTGAISNSFLISLIFSLVNVCSTPLSFWTVERFGRRTILIFGALGMLICQFLVAIIGVTIGFNKTHPDPSDPTQNLADNISAVNAQIAFIAIFIFFFASTWGPGAWIVIGEIFPLPIRSRGVALSTASNWLWNTIIAVITPYMVGTDKGNLKSSVFFIWGGLCTCAFIYSYFLIPETKGLSLEQVDKMMEETTPRTSAGWKPTTTFAATMGTGDYIEKPTTVEV from the exons ATGTCCGACTCGCAAGAAGTCCACCCCGCGGAGGCGCGCAAGCAATCCGTGGGCATCCACACTACCCAAGATGTCGAGCACATCGAGGCCCCCATCACCTGGCAGGCGTACCTGATCTGTGCCTTTGCCTCGTTCGgaggcatcttcttcggctaTGACTCCGGTTACATCAACGGTGTCAACGGCTCGCCCATCTTCTACCAGGCCGTCGAGGGTGCCCTCGCCACCAAGCTCACCGACAGCCACACCTCCCTCATCACCTCCATCCTGTCCTGCGGTACCTTCTTCGGTGCCCTGATCGCTGGTGACGTTTCCGACTGGATTGGCCGAAAGTGGACCGTCATCATCGGCTGTGTCATCTACATGATCGGAGTCATTATCCAGATGGTTACCTCTCCCGAGCACGCTCTCGGCCCCATTGTTGCCGGTCGTCTGATTGCCGGTCTCGGTGTCGGTTTCGAGTCTGCCATTGTCATTCTGTACATGTCTGAGATT GTTCGTGGTGCTCTCGTCGCCGGTTACCAGTTCTGCATTACCATTGGTATCCTGCTCGCCTCTTGCATTGTCTACGGCACCAAGAACTACCACAACACCGGCGCTTACCGCGTCCCCATTGCCATCCAGTTCCCCTGGGCCCTGATCCTTGGTGGCGGTCTGATGTTCCTCCCCGACTCTCCCCGTTACTTTGTCAAGAAGGGCGAGATCCAAAAGGCCATCAACTCCCTGTCCCGTGTCCGAGGCCAGCCTGAGGACTCCGACTATGTCCAGAACGAGCTTGCTGAGATTATCGCCAACGAGGAGTACGAGCGTGCCCTGATCCCCTCCACCACCTGGTTCGGCTCTTGGGCCAACTGCTTCAAGGGCTCTCTCTGGACCGGCAAGTCTAACCTGCGACGAACCATCCTCGGTACCTCcatgcagatgatgcagcagTGGACCGGTgtcaacttcatcttctaCTACTCTACTCCCTTCCTCCAGTCCACCGGTGCCATCAGCAActccttcttgatctccCTCATCTTCTCCCTGGTCAACGTCTGCTCCACACCTCTGTCTTTCTGGACTGTCGAGCGATTCGGTCGTCGTaccatcctcatcttcggtGCTCTTGGTATGCTCATCTGCCAGTTCCTGGTCGCCATCATTGGTGTCACCATTGGTTTCAACAAGACCCACCCCGATCCCAGCGACCCTACCCAGAACCTCGCCGACAACATCTCCGCTGTCAATGCTCAGAtcgccttcatcgccatcttcatcttcttcttcgcctccacCTGGGGCCCTGGTGCCTGGATTGTCATTGGTGAAATCTTCCCTCTGCCTATCCGATCTCGTGGTGTTGCTCTGTCCACTGCTTCCAACTGGCTGTGGaacaccatcatcgccgtcatcacccCCTACATGGTCGGTACCGACAAGGGCAACCTCAAgtcctccgtcttcttcatctgggGAGGTCTCTGCACTTGCGCTTTCATCTACTCCTACTTCCTCATCCCCGAGACCAAGGGTCTGTCTCTCGAGCAGGTCgacaagatgatggaggagacCACTCCCCGTACCTCTGCCGGCTGGAAGCCCACCACCACCTTTGCCGCTACCATGGGCACTGGTGACTACATCGAGAAGCCCACCACCGTTGAGGTATAA